From Fibrobacter sp. UWB4, the proteins below share one genomic window:
- the cas2e gene encoding type I-E CRISPR-associated endoribonuclease Cas2e, which produces MVVVIANDLPPAVRGRMKLWFVEPRANIFVSGIKDSVANDVVQYLLKSCPAQSGLLIFQRINKAPGFKIWGQGDPNKKIDEISGYQLIVEKILNQ; this is translated from the coding sequence ATGGTTGTTGTTATCGCAAATGATTTGCCCCCAGCTGTTCGGGGAAGAATGAAGTTATGGTTTGTAGAACCGAGAGCGAACATATTTGTGTCTGGAATAAAAGATTCTGTCGCAAATGATGTCGTTCAATATTTATTGAAGTCATGCCCTGCTCAATCAGGGCTTTTAATTTTTCAGCGGATAAATAAGGCACCCGGATTTAAGATTTGGGGACAGGGGGATCCGAATAAGAAAATAGACGAAATTTCGGGTTATCAGCTGATTGTTGAAAAAATCTTAAATCAGTGA